GATGATGAACCAAGCTCCATAGCACGTTTGTTTTTTGCCATAATACTCTCGATCTACAACGGACGATGCGCATTGCGCTGATTGAACAGCACGCTCGTTTCCCCGGACAAGTCAAGCAACGGTGGTGGTCTTATAGATGCGGCGTTTGCGAACAAAACGCAAATCTTCCAGCAACGGGGCAATAGGGAGAAAGTTAGACCACGTTTCGGGCTACAGGTTCACGTCTTTTTGCAATTGTGCAGCCTCTTTGCACAAACTTAGCGCAATCTTTTTTGAAAGCCCTTTTTTTGATGTGTAGAGGCTGTTTTGCAGCAGGGGGTAAAGGTGACCTATTCTGCGTCTTCCCGAATTTCGTCTTCTGCCAATGGGAGGTCAAACCGAAAGCGTGTGCCGCGACCGATGGTGCTTTCAACGTGAATCTGCTCGCCGTGGGCGTGCATGATTTGGCGAACAATGCTCAGGCCCAGGCCTGTGCCGCCGCTTTTGCGGGAGCGGTCGGGATCAACTCGATAAAAGCGTTCAAATACGCGTTCCAGGTGTTCTTCCGGAATACCCCTTCCAGTATCGACCACTTCCACGCGGACTTTATTTTGCCGCCGGCGGTACTTGCATACAACCTCGCCTTTGTCAGTGTACACAATTGCATTCTCAATCAGATTCACCAGTACCTGGCGGATACGATCGCGGTCGGCGTTTACTTTAATGGGGGTATGATGAATCTCCAGCTTAAGGTCCTTGGCCCGTGCTTTGGATTGCAGCAGGTCTTCCAGTTCAAGCGATAGCTCCGCGAGATCAAAGTCCGCCAGCCGGATCATGTCTTCACGGTATTCGAGCCGGGCAATTTCAATAAGATCGTTGAACAGGTTGCTCAACCGCTCCAGGTTGACCAGGGCCTTTTCAGCGTATCGCTTCTGTTGCTCGGGCGTGAGTACGGGTGTTGTCAGCGCCTCCAGGTATCCGCTGATGGCAAAAATAGGATTGCGCACCTCGTGGGAAACGTTGCCTATAAACTCACTCTGGAGGTTTGACATCCGTTCGAGGTTCTCAATTTTCTTCCGGTACTGGCCCGACATTTTGTTCAGGCTTGTGGCCAGGTCTTGGAACTCAGCAGCACGCGAACGCACGATGATTTTCTGATTACCTGTGGCATCCTCGTCGGATATTTTACTCGCCCG
This DNA window, taken from Bacteroidota bacterium, encodes the following:
- a CDS encoding HAMP domain-containing sensor histidine kinase produces the protein MEWRRVRRLLLWLRLLFREIVSTIFPKRASTQTWMFLTFAFFVGAAVLAVGLYARFVLHNQTETAARRQLREQALQIATTLGKTRSYDEAWRATEQTSRVLGMRIEAYVGDTLYVDARETFIPHYKLPPGVEEELNVPPGRMRFIEHTTTDGQPILICSVNHALTGFNVRLYVPEPPLYSLAQHMQVALMVGMITALVLAMFGSWVAARRVIKPLRAINARASKISDEDATGNQKIIVRSRAAEFQDLATSLNKMSGQYRKKIENLERMSNLQSEFIGNVSHEVRNPIFAISGYLEALTTPVLTPEQQKRYAEKALVNLERLSNLFNDLIEIARLEYREDMIRLADFDLAELSLELEDLLQSKARAKDLKLEIHHTPIKVNADRDRIRQVLVNLIENAIVYTDKGEVVCKYRRRQNKVRVEVVDTGRGIPEEHLERVFERFYRVDPDRSRKSGGTGLGLSIVRQIMHAHGEQIHVESTIGRGTRFRFDLPLAEDEIREDAE